GGCGCAGCCGCCGAAGCCCATGCTCGTCATGCGGGCCCCGTACGCGCCGTCGAAGTCCTGCGTCAATTCGACGATCGCGTCGAGCTCCGGGCAGCTCACCGCAAATTCGTCGCGCAGCGAGCGGTGGCTTTCGTACATGAGAAACCCCGCCGTCTCGACCGCCCGCCGGTTCAGCGCGTCGGCCACCATCAGCACCCGCTGATTTTCGAGTATCACATGCCGGGCCCGATGCAAAAGCGTCGGCCCCAGCGCCTCGCGCATCTGCTCCACCATCGTCAACGTCGCATCACGCAGCGTCTGCACATGCGGCATGCGCTGCCGCACGATCGCCAGCGCCTGCCCTACTTCGTCCACGCGCTGGGCCAGCCCGCTGCCGTCCACATCCGGCTCGACGCCCGTATTGGCGACGACGATCGACACCTCGTCGTTGGGCATCTCGACCGGCTCGAACTGACCGCTGCGGCAGTCGATGAACAGGGCGCTGCGGCGAACCGCGGCACAGGAAATCATCGTGTCCATGATCCCGCGCCTGGCCTGCACGAAGTCCACCTCGGCCTGATGGCACCACTGGGCCTTGCGGAACGGGGCGAGGCGGATCATGAGCAGCGCCTCGATGAACGTCGCCGTCGCCGCAAGCAGCGCCCCTCCGCCGCCGAGGCCCGCCCCCTGCGGGAGACTCGACGTGATGACGGCGTCGAAGCTCGGGACTTTGTGGCCGTTGATGTTGAACTGCGCGACGACGCCCTTGACGTAGTTGACCCACGGCATGCGCGACCGCTCGAGCTGCGCGTTGTTGAGGAACGTCGCCATCTCGCCGCCGGCGTCGAGGGCGACGACGCGGCAGCGCTTGGAGTAGTTGGGTTTGCCGACGATGATGGTGTGCCGGTCGATGGCCATCGGCAGGACGAAGCCCTGGCTGTAGTCGGTGTGATCGCCGATGAGGTTGACCCGGCCGGGGGCGCGGGCGGCGGCGGAGGGTCGTTCGTCAAACTGCTCCGCGAACGCCTCGGTGGCGCGCTGGAGCACTTCCGCAATCGTGTGGGCGGTCATGCGCCGCTCTCCCGTCGCCTCGCCAGAAAATCCTCGAGTATCGCCGCCGCCGCGATGGCGTCCCGACGCGACTTTTTCTGCTTGTGCGTCAGGCCCGATTGCTTCATCCGCTCGTCCGCCTCGAAGCTCGTCAACCGCTCATCCACGCGGTGCACGACAAGCCCCGTATGCGACTCCAGCAGCAGCGCCAGCGCCAGCGACTTCTTCGCCGCCGCGCCCTCCTTACCGTCCATATCATAGGGCACACCCACCACCAGCTCATCGGGCCCCTGATCCTCGATCGCCTCGGCGATCCCCCGCAACAGCGTCGCCGGATCGCTCGTCTCGATCACATCCACCGGCCCGGCGTGCCCCGTCAGGTCGTCCCCCACCGCCAAACCCGTCCGTTTGTCACCGGGATCGATCGCAAGGTAACGCATGGTGGGCTCGTTGACTGGTTGACTGGTTGACTGGTTGACTGGTTGACTGGTTGACTGGTTGACTGGTTGACTGGTTGACTGGTTGACTGGTCCGCAGTGTACCGCCGCGCAATGCCTTTTGCCTTTCCCAGTTAACCAGTCAACCCATTAACCAGTTAACCGATTCAAACATACTCCTCCCCGAACATCTCCTTCACCTTCGCATACAACTCCTTCATCATGTCCGCCGCGTCGGGCGAGCAGATCAGCGTGCTTTTGCCCGTGTGGATCACCGTCAGATCCGACACGCCCAAAAGCGCGATCACATGGTCCGCCTCATCGCTGACGACCAGATTGTCCGCGCTGCCCAGCGTGATAACCTTCGCCTCCCCGCCCGCCCGGTTGCCCGTCTCGTCCGGCTTGAGTGTCTTGCCGTAGGCCGGCCAGCCCCCGACGTCCAGCCATTTCACCGGCATGTCCACCGTGATCAATTCCAGCTTCGCATCCTTGCTGGCCGGCTCCAAGACCGCGTAGTCCACGCTGATCTTGCGAAGCGTCGGGTAAACCTCTTCGAGCACCTTCCGGCGCCGCTTCGTATGCCACGCCTCGGCGATCTTCATCAATCCCGCATGCACGTCCGGCTCGTAACGCGCAATGCAGTCCATCAGCGTCGACGCCCGCCAGATGAACATCCCCGCGTTCCAGAGGTAGCGCCCGTCCTTGTAATACCGCTCGGCCGTGTCGGCATCGGGCTTTTCCTTGAAGTCGCCGGTGTGATGACAATGCTCATTGCCATCGACCGGTTCACCAAGCTGGACGTACCCGTAGCCGGTCTCCGCATGCGTGGGCTTGATGCCGAAGGTCACGATGCGCTTCGCGTCCTGCTCGACGATTTCGTAGCCGATGTTGACGCGTTGCTGGAACACGTCGACGGGCTCGATGAGATGATCGGCG
The nucleotide sequence above comes from Planctomycetota bacterium. Encoded proteins:
- the ruvX gene encoding Holliday junction resolvase RuvX yields the protein MRYLAIDPGDKRTGLAVGDDLTGHAGPVDVIETSDPATLLRGIAEAIEDQGPDELVVGVPYDMDGKEGAAAKKSLALALLLESHTGLVVHRVDERLTSFEADERMKQSGLTHKQKKSRRDAIAAAAILEDFLARRRESGA
- the galK gene encoding galactokinase; the protein is MTAHTIAEVLQRATEAFAEQFDERPSAAARAPGRVNLIGDHTDYSQGFVLPMAIDRHTIIVGKPNYSKRCRVVALDAGGEMATFLNNAQLERSRMPWVNYVKGVVAQFNINGHKVPSFDAVITSSLPQGAGLGGGGALLAATATFIEALLMIRLAPFRKAQWCHQAEVDFVQARRGIMDTMISCAAVRRSALFIDCRSGQFEPVEMPNDEVSIVVANTGVEPDVDGSGLAQRVDEVGQALAIVRQRMPHVQTLRDATLTMVEQMREALGPTLLHRARHVILENQRVLMVADALNRRAVETAGFLMYESHRSLRDEFAVSCPELDAIVELTQDFDGAYGARMTSMGFGGCAIALVGNEAVPGLIEHMEKGFAARFGRPAECFRVVPAAAAKPLPITPAHPTG
- a CDS encoding NTP transferase domain-containing protein, which encodes MRYAVIMAGGSGTRLWPMSTAALPKQLIPFINGKSLLEVAADRLEGLVDAERIYICTGEKFRGVIRKSLPRFSEEQILGEPMGRDTLAAVGLPGAVLDAADPDATIAVFTADHLIEPVDVFQQRVNIGYEIVEQDAKRIVTFGIKPTHAETGYGYVQLGEPVDGNEHCHHTGDFKEKPDADTAERYYKDGRYLWNAGMFIWRASTLMDCIARYEPDVHAGLMKIAEAWHTKRRRKVLEEVYPTLRKISVDYAVLEPASKDAKLELITVDMPVKWLDVGGWPAYGKTLKPDETGNRAGGEAKVITLGSADNLVVSDEADHVIALLGVSDLTVIHTGKSTLICSPDAADMMKELYAKVKEMFGEEYV